A single genomic interval of Candidatus Bathyarchaeota archaeon harbors:
- a CDS encoding NAD(P)-dependent glycerol-1-phosphate dehydrogenase — protein MSLSYHYMQLPREVIVGKGTLSRLPEVVSRLGLKGKALVLSDSVCYDVAGKTVMELLAKTGLTVDSFLVKSMTVDDLITVEEQLKRQKPHVLFGVGGGTIIDAAKVSSASQNIPFISVPTTVSHDGIASPLASVKGSEKPYSVLAQAPLAIVADTEIIIKAPWRFVISGCGDVISKFTAVKDWRLAHQEKGEYYGGYAASLALMSAKLVTENAELIVYRQDEGLRVLLEALISCGVAMSIAGSSRPCSGSEHLFSHALDHVNHHHALHGEQCGVGAILTSFLHGSNWQKIKSTLKQLGAPITAKELGVKDVDVVKALQVAAQIRPERYTILHKLNLGYDACETVARATGIID, from the coding sequence TTGAGTTTAAGCTACCATTACATGCAGTTGCCCCGCGAAGTCATAGTTGGAAAAGGCACCTTAAGTCGGCTTCCTGAAGTGGTCAGTCGACTGGGCCTAAAAGGCAAAGCGTTGGTGCTTTCGGATTCTGTTTGTTACGATGTCGCGGGCAAAACAGTCATGGAGTTACTGGCGAAGACAGGGTTAACGGTGGATTCTTTTCTGGTTAAATCCATGACCGTAGACGACTTGATCACGGTTGAGGAGCAGCTTAAACGCCAAAAACCACATGTGCTCTTCGGAGTCGGCGGCGGAACCATCATCGACGCAGCCAAAGTCAGCTCCGCAAGCCAAAACATCCCCTTCATCAGCGTCCCAACCACGGTGAGCCACGACGGCATCGCCAGCCCATTGGCATCAGTCAAAGGCTCCGAGAAACCCTACTCAGTCCTCGCCCAAGCACCCCTCGCCATCGTCGCAGACACGGAAATCATCATCAAGGCGCCCTGGCGGTTTGTCATAAGTGGCTGCGGAGACGTGATTAGCAAATTCACCGCCGTCAAGGATTGGCGATTGGCACATCAAGAAAAAGGGGAGTACTACGGCGGCTACGCAGCAAGCCTCGCATTGATGAGCGCTAAACTTGTCACAGAGAACGCTGAGTTGATTGTTTACCGCCAAGACGAAGGGTTACGGGTATTGCTTGAAGCTCTAATTAGCTGCGGCGTAGCCATGAGTATCGCGGGTAGCAGTCGCCCCTGCAGCGGCTCCGAGCACCTCTTCAGCCACGCACTTGACCACGTGAACCACCACCACGCGCTGCACGGTGAGCAATGCGGCGTCGGAGCAATTTTAACTTCGTTTTTGCATGGGTCGAACTGGCAGAAAATCAAAAGTACCCTTAAACAACTCGGCGCGCCCATTACTGCAAAAGAGTTGGGCGTAAAAGATGTAGACGTCGTTAAAGCGCTTCAAGTGGCTGCGCAAATTCGCCCTGAACGCTACACCATCCTGCATAAACTCAACTTGGGATACGATGCTTGTGAAACGGTTGCCAGAGCAACAGGCATAATCGACTAG
- a CDS encoding VOC family protein encodes MDHTLTHFEIPANDVEKLKHFYEEVFGWKITLIEGPLEYWAIQTVPLDPNGKAIRPGVNGGMYKKLTPDNKPLNYYTVESITDFLDKIVRLGGKVIMPKQEVPEVGWIAAAEDPEGNPFALLQPLRV; translated from the coding sequence ATGGATCACACACTTACGCATTTTGAAATCCCAGCCAACGATGTAGAAAAACTCAAACATTTCTACGAAGAGGTCTTCGGATGGAAAATCACCCTCATAGAAGGCCCCCTCGAGTACTGGGCAATCCAAACCGTTCCCCTCGACCCCAACGGCAAAGCAATCCGCCCCGGAGTCAACGGCGGCATGTACAAGAAACTAACTCCAGACAATAAACCCTTAAACTACTACACCGTCGAATCCATAACTGACTTCCTCGACAAAATCGTTCGGTTAGGCGGTAAAGTCATCATGCCCAAACAAGAAGTTCCCGAAGTCGGCTGGATCGCTGCCGCCGAAGACCCAGAAGGCAACCCGTTTGCGCTACTGCAGCCTCTGCGTGTCTAG
- the ilvD gene encoding dihydroxy-acid dehydratase: MRSDQIKTGIEKAPHRALLKSLGLQDDDLAKPLIGVANSYTNIVPGHIHLQTIGNAVKEGILAAGGTPFEFNTIAVCDGIAMGHIGMRYSLPSREIIADSVEIMLQAHSLDGVVLVTNCDKITPGMLMAAARVDIPAIMVTGGPMAAGRHRGKKVSYASMPEATFGQVATGKMTEAELLELEANACPGCGSCSGMFTANTMACMTEALGMSLPYCATSLANSAFKLRLARETGKQIVKLVQNDLKPSKILTKEAFENAVAVDMALGGSTNTTLHLPAIAKEAGVTLPLSTFDAIGRKVPHLCSMIPSGIYALEDLDAAGGVPAVMAEIKSLLNLKCQTVSLKTVKENIKDAVVLDRNVIHSMADPVHKEGGIAILFGNIAPKGSVIKTAGVSEKMQKHTGPAKVYDSESEALAAIKGGKIKAGDVVVIRYEGPRGGPGMPEMLFPTATIAGMGLSESVALITDGRFSGATRGGSIGHVAPEAFEGGPIAVIKNGDVITIDIPNRALNVELSDKELKARLAAWKPRPPKISKGILSRYKPTPTE; encoded by the coding sequence TTGAGAAGCGACCAAATCAAGACAGGAATCGAGAAAGCGCCTCACCGCGCACTCTTAAAATCCCTCGGCTTACAAGACGACGACCTCGCTAAGCCACTTATCGGCGTAGCAAACAGCTACACCAACATCGTCCCCGGACACATCCACCTCCAAACCATCGGTAACGCCGTAAAAGAAGGCATCCTAGCTGCAGGCGGCACACCGTTTGAATTCAACACCATAGCAGTCTGCGACGGCATCGCCATGGGACATATCGGTATGCGTTACTCGCTGCCCAGCCGCGAAATCATCGCTGACTCAGTAGAAATCATGCTCCAAGCTCACAGCCTCGACGGAGTAGTTCTAGTTACTAACTGTGACAAAATCACCCCTGGCATGCTCATGGCAGCTGCACGCGTGGACATCCCCGCCATCATGGTTACAGGTGGACCGATGGCAGCAGGCCGTCACCGCGGCAAAAAAGTCAGCTACGCCAGCATGCCTGAAGCCACCTTTGGTCAGGTTGCTACAGGAAAAATGACCGAAGCTGAACTGTTAGAGTTGGAGGCGAACGCTTGCCCAGGATGCGGCAGTTGTAGCGGTATGTTTACTGCTAACACTATGGCGTGTATGACTGAAGCGCTTGGCATGTCGCTGCCCTACTGTGCTACTTCGTTGGCTAACAGCGCCTTTAAGCTTCGACTGGCTAGAGAAACGGGTAAACAGATTGTTAAACTCGTCCAAAACGACCTCAAGCCATCTAAAATCCTAACTAAAGAAGCCTTCGAAAACGCCGTTGCCGTGGACATGGCTTTGGGCGGTTCAACCAACACCACTCTGCACTTGCCCGCTATCGCAAAAGAAGCAGGCGTAACCTTGCCGCTTTCAACTTTTGATGCAATCGGCAGAAAAGTACCCCACCTCTGTAGCATGATTCCAAGCGGCATCTACGCGCTCGAAGACTTAGATGCGGCAGGGGGAGTTCCCGCGGTTATGGCTGAAATCAAGAGCCTCCTAAACCTCAAATGTCAAACAGTTTCACTAAAAACCGTCAAAGAAAACATCAAAGATGCAGTTGTCCTTGACCGCAACGTCATTCATTCAATGGCGGATCCAGTTCACAAAGAGGGAGGCATCGCCATCTTGTTTGGCAACATCGCGCCGAAAGGGTCAGTCATCAAAACTGCAGGCGTTTCAGAGAAAATGCAGAAGCACACAGGTCCAGCCAAAGTTTATGATTCCGAATCCGAAGCCCTTGCAGCCATTAAAGGAGGCAAAATCAAAGCAGGCGACGTAGTCGTCATCCGCTATGAAGGACCACGAGGCGGCCCTGGCATGCCAGAGATGCTTTTCCCAACCGCAACCATCGCAGGTATGGGGTTATCGGAAAGTGTCGCTTTGATCACGGATGGGAGGTTCAGCGGCGCAACCAGAGGCGGAAGCATCGGTCACGTTGCACCTGAAGCCTTCGAAGGCGGACCCATCGCAGTCATCAAAAACGGAGACGTTATAACCATCGACATACCCAACCGCGCCCTAAACGTCGAATTAAGCGACAAGGAACTCAAAGCAAGGTTGGCTGCTTGGAAACCCAGACCCCCAAAAATCAGCAAAGGCATCCTATCCCGCTACAAACCCACACCAACAGAATAA
- a CDS encoding PAS domain S-box protein, whose translation MGALATHDVGCLIGSQTNVIRILHVDDDSALLEVSRLVLGLEGDLEVDQATSADEALQKIANGNYDIVISDYEMPQKDGLELLKALRDQNNSIPFILFTGKGREDVAIKALNLGADGYHNKQGSTETVYGELVHSIRVLVERSKTRKALVEKEETFSKLASQSPGMLYQFVRKPDGSYCVPYTSKQINEIFGCTPEAVRDDFSPIAKAILPEDLEKVIKSIEDSAQHLTPWQCEYRVRLPDGIHWMWGQSTPEKLADGRIVWSGFNTDITERKKAEEALAQSEARYRSLYENSFDGIMLSKPDGTILAANPQACRMLGMTEEEIKKAGRDGIVVQNGNQALALLESDRTGRVRAELTFKRKDGTTFIGEVSSNAFTDINGEKVKSVLIRDITESKNAEDRLRGTFEILEKVSEGIDAGLAVIDREYNVIWANKRLTDMGVLKNKKCFSAFNKNEVCPDCGVKKVFEQNIPLSVHEYESVDDSGQTIWTELRVTPIRDQQGHTIAAIELAIPITERKKIEKMLQDNQERLQVANDELKQSEERYRSLFEQAPIPVAITTLDGKVIDANQAMQKLMGLPLEGLSNVSVETFYVDPQEREKLIKIIKEQGSAVDFYTQLKTATGEIIDAVLNVSKFQSGQKTLLRTTIQNVTERKKAEDTLNEIFEKLVLVNEKLNVVGRITRHDVRNKLSAINGYAYLLKKKHSDKPDIVEALSKMEQAVKESTKVFDFARMYEQLGAEDLTYIDLGQAVTKAVTLLSGFNLKLVNECTGLEVLADSLLVQLLYNLIDNTMKYGQKSTTIKLYWRQTADKGVQLIYEDDGVGVPIENKSRIFDEGFSTGGSSGYGLYLVKRMMEIYGWNIEENGEPGQGAKFTITIPYLNRRNQKTYRNQTNQTPD comes from the coding sequence TTGGGCGCATTAGCCACACATGACGTTGGTTGCTTAATAGGTTCCCAAACCAACGTAATTCGAATCCTACACGTCGATGATGACTCTGCATTGTTAGAGGTCTCTAGGCTAGTGCTGGGTCTGGAGGGCGACCTTGAAGTAGACCAAGCCACCTCCGCGGACGAAGCGCTCCAAAAGATAGCCAACGGCAACTATGATATAGTCATCTCGGACTATGAGATGCCTCAAAAAGACGGCCTAGAACTCCTAAAAGCGCTACGCGACCAAAACAACAGCATCCCCTTTATCCTTTTCACAGGAAAAGGCCGCGAAGACGTCGCCATAAAAGCCCTCAACTTAGGCGCCGACGGATACCATAACAAGCAGGGATCAACCGAAACCGTCTACGGCGAATTGGTTCACAGCATTAGAGTGCTCGTGGAGCGAAGTAAAACAAGAAAGGCGTTGGTGGAGAAAGAAGAGACTTTCTCAAAACTTGCTTCTCAATCTCCCGGTATGCTCTACCAGTTTGTCCGAAAACCAGACGGCTCCTACTGTGTGCCCTACACTTCTAAACAGATTAACGAGATTTTCGGATGCACTCCTGAGGCGGTTCGAGACGACTTTTCACCCATTGCTAAGGCGATATTGCCTGAGGATCTAGAGAAGGTAATAAAATCGATAGAGGACTCGGCGCAGCATCTTACTCCTTGGCAATGTGAATACCGTGTTAGGCTCCCCGACGGGATACATTGGATGTGGGGGCAGTCAACACCTGAAAAACTAGCGGATGGACGCATAGTCTGGAGTGGATTTAACACTGACATCACTGAACGCAAAAAGGCAGAAGAAGCCCTAGCTCAAAGCGAAGCGCGGTACCGTAGCCTCTACGAGAACAGCTTCGACGGCATAATGCTTTCAAAACCTGATGGAACCATTTTAGCTGCCAATCCGCAAGCGTGCCGCATGCTGGGTATGACTGAGGAGGAAATCAAAAAAGCTGGCCGCGACGGAATCGTAGTCCAAAATGGTAATCAAGCTCTAGCGTTACTGGAAAGCGACCGAACCGGTCGTGTAAGAGCTGAACTTACCTTCAAAAGAAAAGATGGAACCACCTTCATCGGCGAGGTTTCTTCAAACGCCTTTACAGACATAAACGGTGAGAAAGTAAAAAGTGTCTTAATCCGAGACATAACCGAGAGCAAAAACGCTGAAGACCGCCTAAGGGGAACCTTTGAGATTTTAGAAAAAGTCAGCGAAGGCATCGATGCAGGATTAGCAGTCATTGACAGAGAATACAATGTAATCTGGGCAAACAAGCGACTAACCGATATGGGCGTATTAAAAAACAAGAAATGCTTCTCCGCGTTCAACAAAAATGAGGTTTGCCCCGACTGTGGCGTAAAAAAAGTCTTCGAGCAAAACATTCCGCTCTCAGTTCATGAATACGAATCAGTTGACGACAGCGGCCAAACCATCTGGACAGAGTTAAGGGTAACCCCCATAAGAGATCAACAGGGCCACACCATAGCAGCAATAGAGTTGGCAATACCCATAACTGAGCGTAAAAAAATCGAAAAAATGTTACAGGACAATCAGGAACGATTACAGGTCGCCAACGATGAATTAAAGCAAAGCGAGGAGCGTTACCGTTCACTATTCGAGCAGGCGCCCATCCCCGTGGCAATAACCACGCTCGACGGCAAAGTCATCGATGCCAACCAAGCCATGCAGAAGTTGATGGGTTTACCTCTTGAAGGCCTGAGCAATGTTTCTGTGGAAACTTTCTACGTGGATCCTCAAGAAAGAGAAAAACTAATCAAGATAATAAAAGAACAAGGCTCCGCAGTAGACTTCTACACCCAACTAAAAACTGCTACTGGCGAAATTATAGATGCAGTGCTTAACGTTTCAAAATTCCAAAGCGGCCAAAAAACGCTGCTGCGGACGACAATTCAAAACGTTACTGAACGCAAGAAAGCCGAAGACACACTAAACGAAATCTTCGAAAAGTTAGTCTTAGTTAACGAGAAATTGAATGTGGTTGGCAGAATCACCCGCCACGATGTCCGCAACAAGCTTAGCGCAATCAACGGTTACGCTTATCTGCTTAAGAAGAAACACTCCGATAAACCTGACATTGTGGAAGCGCTCTCCAAGATGGAGCAGGCAGTTAAAGAGTCCACAAAAGTTTTCGACTTCGCACGCATGTATGAACAGCTTGGTGCGGAAGACTTAACCTACATCGACTTAGGGCAAGCGGTAACTAAAGCAGTAACGCTTCTTTCAGGATTCAACCTCAAACTCGTAAACGAATGTACAGGTTTGGAGGTGCTTGCTGACTCGCTTCTTGTGCAGCTTTTGTATAATTTGATCGACAACACGATGAAGTATGGCCAAAAGAGCACAACCATAAAACTGTACTGGCGACAAACAGCCGATAAAGGGGTACAGTTGATCTACGAAGACGACGGTGTGGGCGTACCCATTGAGAACAAGAGCCGCATATTCGACGAAGGCTTCAGTACAGGCGGAAGCAGCGGATACGGCTTGTACTTGGTGAAGCGGATGATGGAAATCTACGGCTGGAACATAGAAGAGAACGGCGAACCTGGACAGGGCGCAAAATTCACAATAACCATCCCCTACCTAAACAGAAGAAATCAAAAAACATACCGAAACCAAACCAATCAGACCCCTGATTAA
- a CDS encoding ABC transporter ATP-binding protein, translating to MQNKQPLVALNNVSKTYGATAVLKDINLQIKDGEFVVLKGKSGVGKTSLFKIMGLLEPPSQGTLQLFGKDATALRDSEKSQLRLRELGLVFQFFNLLPSLTVLENLELPMALAGVKKPLRRARAMELLGYFGLDGFAGRFPDGLSGGERQRVAVIRALVNRPRLLLADEPTSSLDDENAALLMEMLFGINQKENVTVVVTTTDLTLMLPKTKGYLLVKGELLSEW from the coding sequence ATGCAAAATAAGCAGCCGCTTGTCGCGTTGAATAACGTTTCAAAAACTTACGGTGCAACAGCCGTTTTAAAAGACATTAACTTGCAAATAAAGGACGGCGAATTTGTCGTCTTAAAAGGTAAATCAGGCGTTGGTAAGACAAGTCTCTTCAAAATTATGGGGCTTCTTGAACCGCCCAGCCAAGGTACGCTGCAACTGTTCGGAAAAGACGCCACAGCGCTCAGAGATAGCGAAAAGTCGCAGTTACGGCTGCGAGAGCTTGGCTTAGTTTTCCAATTTTTCAACTTGTTGCCGTCATTGACTGTGCTGGAGAACTTGGAGTTGCCTATGGCTTTAGCAGGGGTAAAAAAGCCTCTGAGGCGGGCGAGGGCTATGGAGCTTTTGGGGTATTTCGGTTTAGATGGGTTTGCTGGGCGTTTTCCTGATGGTTTAAGCGGGGGCGAGCGGCAGCGGGTTGCAGTTATTCGTGCGTTGGTTAATCGTCCGAGGTTGTTGTTGGCGGATGAGCCGACTTCAAGTTTAGACGATGAGAACGCGGCTCTCTTGATGGAAATGTTGTTTGGGATTAACCAGAAAGAAAACGTCACCGTTGTTGTTACGACGACGGATTTGACTTTGATGTTGCCTAAGACTAAGGGTTATTTGCTTGTGAAAGGCGAGTTGCTGTCTGAATGGTAG
- a CDS encoding FtsX-like permease family protein, with translation MILSLKLLIRKKSTAAAVLALALLVAIVASMTAIVNFVDYQSSILGQLTNVGDRYILLNVSSSALSDSHLTTAVIDALNKANFRYISAQRLETASLESENGNFSAEIRSIGDFGSYLKAQSAAVNGSVAEFAGECNVGVLLAKTASIGKGDNVTVYTANSVLHLKVVGIVTVHNQLDRQILMPLQNSTDTVSFVEFSLKAAANRTETLAQLADCLPADSRVVKVQQTAAFLENSNSEVHGFLAVWSGVVYVLVAVSSYVLCTRLVIDSEYDLSMLKALGAKNQHLFLTLFGYAAVVGLVGGVVGVSLGIVGTQVAAAGLRWFWQNVSVTPFLGAAQVAEMIGLSLLFSLLGCLYPAVKSAQSKAVSAL, from the coding sequence TTGATTTTAAGCCTAAAACTCTTAATCCGCAAAAAAAGCACCGCAGCCGCCGTTTTAGCCTTGGCGCTTCTAGTTGCTATCGTGGCCTCCATGACTGCCATCGTCAACTTCGTCGATTACCAATCCTCTATACTTGGACAACTCACCAATGTTGGAGATAGATACATACTCTTAAACGTCAGTAGTTCAGCCTTAAGCGACAGCCACCTCACAACCGCCGTTATAGATGCATTAAACAAAGCCAATTTCCGCTACATCTCAGCTCAGAGACTTGAGACTGCTTCCTTGGAGTCAGAAAATGGCAACTTTTCAGCAGAAATCAGGTCGATAGGCGATTTTGGCAGCTATCTGAAAGCTCAGTCAGCAGCGGTTAATGGTTCTGTGGCAGAGTTTGCGGGGGAGTGTAATGTGGGTGTTTTGTTGGCTAAAACCGCGTCGATCGGCAAGGGCGACAATGTCACTGTCTATACGGCGAACTCGGTTTTACATTTGAAGGTTGTGGGTATAGTAACCGTTCACAATCAGCTAGACCGCCAAATCCTTATGCCCCTTCAAAACAGCACGGACACGGTGTCGTTTGTTGAGTTCAGCCTAAAAGCCGCCGCGAACCGCACAGAAACCCTTGCACAGCTTGCTGACTGCTTGCCCGCAGACTCCCGAGTGGTTAAGGTTCAGCAGACCGCGGCCTTTCTGGAGAACTCCAACAGTGAGGTTCATGGCTTTTTGGCTGTGTGGTCTGGGGTGGTTTACGTTTTAGTTGCCGTCTCTTCCTACGTGCTCTGCACCCGCCTGGTGATTGATTCCGAATATGACCTTTCTATGCTTAAGGCGTTGGGCGCCAAGAATCAGCATCTCTTCTTAACGCTCTTTGGCTACGCTGCGGTCGTTGGGTTGGTCGGTGGGGTTGTGGGGGTTTCGCTGGGGATTGTTGGGACCCAGGTGGCGGCTGCTGGTTTGCGGTGGTTTTGGCAGAATGTGTCTGTGACGCCTTTTTTGGGGGCGGCTCAGGTGGCTGAGATGATTGGTTTGTCGTTGCTTTTTTCCCTGTTAGGCTGCCTCTACCCTGCGGTGAAGTCTGCACAGTCCAAGGCGGTTAGTGCCCTGTGA
- a CDS encoding flippase: MPADSTPLIQEAQNSAKGSFNLFTGNALSLIILAVGSILVSRMLGPDNYGLLSIALTVPLTLVGLTDLGINSAMIRYSAKMLKDGETERLAAILKTGLMFSATLGLAISVACYVLSDVLAMALYRPEIGYVIRLVSLLVVFETVFRLFSSIFIGLNKTKSTALIMNIQAVSKAILAPVLVVFGFSLMGASIGYVASYVTATVVGCIFVIKYYKALGGNSGNISLGDLKMMMKYGFPLYGSAVLLLFQAQYQTIVLAFFASNAEIGNFNIAITLSAMMNVLIYPLIATFPTFSRLKTDGSEVKQVFKKSAKYTALLVVPAVVLIALLSKDIVYTIYGSTYTSAGFYLQLYILSFLSVGLGSIALTYLLKGIGETRLFFKWTLMSFLIFLPFAPIATAFWGIPGLIAAYLFSNIMSLSYSYLNAAKKKYVSLDVRGSVGIYFAACMAAIPIIVISFFLQMQGLQGLLVNSVIFLIAYLTLLPLTKAIKHSDVDNFKLMFKNIKFAWPIIKVMLAFESKLLSFMPQA; the protein is encoded by the coding sequence GTGCCCGCTGATTCAACTCCGCTAATCCAAGAAGCCCAGAACTCAGCCAAAGGCAGCTTCAACCTTTTCACAGGCAACGCATTGTCGCTGATAATTTTAGCTGTAGGTTCCATTCTTGTCAGTCGTATGCTTGGACCCGACAACTATGGGTTGCTGTCCATTGCTTTGACTGTTCCCTTAACATTGGTCGGCTTAACTGATCTCGGCATAAACTCGGCGATGATTCGTTACTCAGCAAAAATGTTAAAGGATGGCGAAACAGAGCGTTTAGCTGCGATACTGAAAACTGGGCTTATGTTCAGCGCTACATTGGGGTTAGCTATTTCTGTCGCCTGCTATGTGCTATCTGACGTTTTAGCTATGGCGCTGTATAGACCTGAAATCGGCTACGTAATAAGATTGGTCTCTTTGTTGGTGGTTTTTGAAACTGTTTTTCGTTTGTTTAGCTCGATTTTTATAGGCTTAAACAAAACCAAAAGTACAGCGTTGATAATGAATATTCAGGCCGTTTCAAAGGCGATTCTTGCTCCTGTCCTTGTAGTTTTTGGTTTCAGTTTAATGGGTGCATCCATCGGTTACGTGGCTAGTTACGTGACAGCTACCGTTGTTGGATGCATCTTTGTCATTAAATACTACAAGGCTCTCGGCGGCAACTCGGGAAACATATCTTTGGGTGACTTAAAAATGATGATGAAGTATGGTTTTCCTTTGTATGGTTCTGCAGTTTTGCTTCTGTTCCAAGCCCAGTACCAAACAATCGTGTTAGCTTTTTTTGCTTCAAACGCGGAAATCGGCAACTTTAACATTGCAATAACTCTCTCGGCAATGATGAACGTCCTAATTTATCCCTTGATAGCTACTTTTCCGACTTTTTCTAGACTAAAAACCGACGGTAGCGAAGTTAAACAAGTTTTCAAAAAGTCCGCCAAGTACACCGCTTTGTTGGTGGTTCCCGCTGTCGTTTTGATTGCTTTGCTCTCAAAAGACATTGTCTATACAATTTACGGGTCAACCTATACTTCAGCAGGTTTCTACCTCCAATTGTACATCCTTAGTTTTCTATCGGTGGGCTTAGGTTCAATTGCTTTAACTTATCTTTTGAAGGGTATAGGTGAAACTCGCCTGTTTTTTAAGTGGACTTTGATGTCGTTTCTGATTTTTCTACCTTTCGCGCCAATAGCTACCGCTTTTTGGGGTATTCCGGGTTTAATCGCTGCGTATTTATTCTCAAACATTATGTCCCTAAGTTACAGCTACCTTAATGCAGCTAAGAAGAAGTATGTTAGTTTGGATGTTAGGGGGTCAGTCGGGATATACTTTGCCGCCTGTATGGCTGCAATTCCAATAATAGTTATTTCATTCTTTCTTCAAATGCAGGGTCTCCAGGGTTTATTGGTTAATAGCGTGATTTTTTTGATTGCTTACTTGACTCTGCTGCCGCTAACCAAAGCAATAAAACATTCAGATGTAGACAATTTCAAATTAATGTTCAAAAACATCAAATTCGCATGGCCCATCATCAAGGTAATGTTGGCTTTTGAATCTAAGTTGCTTAGTTTTATGCCTCAAGCTTGA
- a CDS encoding glycosyltransferase family 4 protein — protein MRVCFIVPELFAFKKFGGYGNLVRIVARELQKRGVEVCAVTWREPGQRPLETVEGITVLSYPYDFTSGSAFSHALSYRKAGALYRLVDADVYHSIEASVETYLAERAMPHRKHVVHFQDPYLPEDHVLMSKVDKSYTFSRTKQVIFYANRAVLKRACKKATALYTQANYYVPRVQKLYDINREIGFLPNPVTVPNRPMKKASEPTVCFLGRWDPQKRVELFLELAKDFPNVKFIALGRGTDEQYDLEIRQKYRDIANLSMPGFVTDEVKSALLEKSWIMISTSIREGLPLAFLEALAHKTAILSSVNPDNLASKYGLHVSDNEFGSGLKSLLEKDLWANKGEEGYRYVRSTHEIDKAIDQYIVAYQSPA, from the coding sequence ATGAGAGTTTGTTTTATCGTGCCTGAATTGTTTGCTTTCAAAAAATTCGGCGGCTACGGAAACCTAGTTCGTATCGTTGCCCGAGAACTTCAAAAAAGAGGTGTGGAGGTTTGCGCGGTGACTTGGCGTGAACCTGGACAGAGGCCCTTGGAGACGGTTGAAGGCATCACCGTGCTGAGTTATCCCTACGATTTCACAAGCGGAAGCGCCTTCTCCCATGCTTTATCTTATCGCAAAGCTGGAGCACTCTACCGCTTAGTCGACGCCGACGTCTACCATAGCATAGAGGCTTCAGTGGAGACCTATCTTGCGGAGCGTGCAATGCCCCACCGAAAACACGTCGTCCATTTTCAAGACCCTTACCTGCCGGAAGATCATGTTTTAATGTCCAAAGTCGATAAATCATACACTTTTTCTAGAACAAAACAAGTTATCTTCTATGCGAACAGAGCCGTTCTCAAACGAGCCTGCAAAAAAGCCACTGCCCTCTACACCCAAGCAAACTACTATGTACCCCGCGTGCAAAAACTCTACGACATAAACCGAGAAATTGGGTTTTTGCCCAACCCCGTTACAGTTCCAAATCGCCCTATGAAAAAAGCCTCTGAACCTACCGTGTGTTTCTTGGGTAGATGGGACCCCCAAAAAAGAGTGGAGCTGTTTCTTGAGTTAGCTAAAGATTTCCCCAATGTCAAATTCATTGCTTTAGGTAGAGGAACCGATGAGCAGTATGATTTGGAAATACGACAAAAATACCGAGACATAGCGAACCTCAGCATGCCCGGATTTGTAACTGACGAAGTCAAATCAGCGCTTCTGGAAAAAAGTTGGATTATGATAAGCACAAGCATCCGCGAGGGCTTGCCGTTGGCGTTTCTTGAGGCGTTGGCTCATAAAACCGCGATTCTAAGTTCAGTGAACCCTGACAATTTGGCAAGCAAATATGGTCTCCATGTTTCAGATAATGAATTTGGCTCGGGGCTGAAATCGCTTCTGGAAAAAGACCTCTGGGCAAACAAAGGCGAAGAAGGATACCGCTATGTCCGCAGTACCCATGAAATCGATAAAGCAATCGACCAATACATAGTAGCCTACCAATCCCCAGCTTAA